Part of the Eikenella corrodens genome is shown below.
TCACCCTCTTCTACCGCCATTTCCCCGAGCTCATCCGCCGCGGCCACATCTACGTTGCCCAGCCGCCACTGTTCCGCGTGGACGTCTCCGCCCAAGGCAAGAAAAAAACCGCACGCAAATTCTACGCCCTCGACCAAGCCGAGCTCGAAGGCATTCTGGAAAAACTGCGCAAAGAAGGCCTGCGCGAAAACCAATATTCCATCAGCCGCTTCAAAGGCCTGGGTGAAATGAACCCCGACCAGCTCAAAGACACCACCATGCACCCCGACACCCGCCGCCTGCTACGCGTGCATATCCCCGAACACAGCAGCGAACCCACTCGCGAAGTGTTCGTCAAACTCATGGGCAAAGGCGAATCCGCCCAGCGCCGCAGCTGGATGGAAGCCGAAGGCGACAAAGCCGAGCTGGATATTTAAAGCCATAAGCAAAGGCTACCTGAAATATTGCTTAATTTTCAGGTAGCCTTTCATTCCATATCAAACTTAAATTAATCATATAAATATCATTAAGTTACATCGATTTCCTAGCCATAAAACCACCGGCAGGCTATAATACGCGGCTGGCATACGCCGGCAGTATTGCCAAGCCGGCGACACCGTTTAGGGAGAATACAGTTATGATGGTTTTATACTCAGGCATTACCTGCCCCTTCAGCCACCGCTGCCGCTTCGTGCTATACGAAAAAGGCATGGATTTCGAAATCAAAGACGTAGATATCTTCAACAAACCCGAAGACCTCTCCGTGATGAACCCCTACAACCAAGTTCCCGTATTGGTTGAGCGCGACCTCATCTTGTTTGAATCCAATATCATCAACGAATACATCGACGAACGCTTCCCCCACCCGCAACTTATGCCCGGCGACCCCGTGATGCGCGGTCGCGGCCGCCTGGTTTTGTTCCGGATGGAAAAAGAGCTGTTCAGCCATGTGCAAAAACTTGAAAGCCACGAAACCTCCGCCAAAGAACAGGCCAAAGCGCGCGAAGCCATCGGCCAAGGCCTCACCCTGCTCGCCCCTGCCTTCTCCAAAAACAAATACGTGCTGGGCGACGACTTCTCCATGATCGACGTGGCCATTGCCCCCCTCCTGTGGCGGCTCGACCACTACGGCATCAAACTGGGCAAATCTGCCGCGCCCATCCTGAAATACGCCGAGCGCATTTTCCAACGCGAATCCTTCATCGCCGCGCTCACCGCCGCCGAAAAAGCCATGCGCCGCTAAGTATACAGGTCGTTTGCTTGAAAATCGTATCCACGTTTTCCAAACAAGCGGCCTTTAGCTGAAATATATATAGTGGATTAACAAAAATCAGGACAAGGCGGCGAGCCGCAGACAGTACACACGTTACGGCAAGGCGAGACAACGCTGTACCGGTTTTTGTTAATTCACTATATTTTTCATTCCTAGCAGCGAGCCAACGCCGTAGGAAGTGAAGTATTTTAGCGATATATTTTTCAGGTAGCCTTTCGCCACACAGGAATCTTGCCCATGAACCCCACCCTCAAACCCTATCTCATCCGCGCCTTGCACGAATGGTGCAGCGACCAAGGCCACACGCCCTACATCCAAGTATGGGTAAACGAGCACACCCGCGTGCCCATGCAGTTTGTGAAAGACAACCAAATCATCCTCAACATCGGCGCCACTGCCTGTGTCGGCCTGCACATCGATAACGACTGGGTCAGCTTCACTGCCCGCTTCGGCGGGGTGGCGCACGAGATTTGGATTCCGGTCGGCCACATCGGTGCCATCTATGCCCGCGAAACCGGCGAAGGCATGAATTTCGACATCACTCCCTACGAACTGAGCACCCCGCCTCAACCCGAAGCCGGCAACAGCGGAAAAGGCAGCAAACCCGCCGGCAAACACAAAGGCCTGAAGCTGGTGAAATAACCCTTGGTACGGCAAAAACAAAGGCTACCTGAAAAGCAGTTTGTATGCTTTCGCTTTCAGGTAGCCTTTAGCATATATAGTGAATTAACAAAAACCAGTACGGCGTTGCCTCGCCTTGCCGTAACGTGTGTACTGTCTGCGGCTCGCCGCCTTGTCCTGATTTTTGTTAATCCACTATATTGCCTATTTCCCCTTACGCCGTTCAGCTTGCCGCTCGGCGCGTTTGGCTTGCAGGCGGGCTTCTTCTTCGCGGGCGGCAGCAAGCCAGATTTGCCATTGCTCGGGGGTTTCGAGGGTGATGCGGCCGATTTGGCCGTCGCGAAAATCGGTGAGGGTGTTTTCGGCGGCTTTTTGGTAGTTGATGCGGCCGCCGCCAAGCAGGGCGCCGCGCCGGCGGCCGATCCATTCGAGCCAGTCGGTGTCTTGCCAGCTTTGGCTCTCTTCCGGGTCGGCTTGGTAACGCGCCTGCAGCTGGGGCAGGTAGTGCTGGCGCAGATAGTCGAGCAGCTCGAGGGCGACGGTTTCTTCGTCCAGCGCATTGCGGCCTACTGCGCCGCTGGCAGCGAGGTTGTAGCCGCTTTGCGGAACGATGATTTTCGGCCACAGCATGCCGGGGGTGTCGTAGAGCCAGAAGTCGTCGGCAAGCAGCAGGCGCTGTTCGGTTTTGGTGATGCCGGGTTCGTTGCCGGTTTTGGCGGATTTTTTGCCGATCATGCCGTTAATCAGAGTGGATTTGCCCACGTTGGGAATACCGCAGATGAGCACGCGCAGGGGGCGGTCGATGCCTTGCCGGTGCGGAACCAGCGCGCGGCAGGCGGCGGTGATTTTTTGCGCGGCCTGGCGTTCGTAAGCATCAAGGGCCAGGGCGCTGGTATTGGGCCGGTTTTGCAATTCAGCCAGCCACACCCGGGTGAGCTCGGGGTCGGCAAGGTCTTGTTTGTTCAGCAAGTAGAGCTTGGGTTTGCCGCGCGAAAGCTGGGCCAGCAGTGGGTTCTGGCTGGAGGCGGGCAGGCGGGCATCCAGCATTTCGATGACCATATCGGTGCTTTTCAGCCGCTCGATGAGGGCTTTTTTGGTTTTGTGCATATGGCCGGGAAACCATTGGATGCTCATGATGTTTTCTTTCTGTAGGTTTCAGGTAGCCTTTGGCGGGAAAAGGCTACCTGAAAATGTTGGGGGATACTGTTTTTCGGCAATTAAAGCTGATGTTTTATAGTGAATTAACAAAAACCGGTACAGCGTTGGCTCGCCTTGCCGTAACGTGTGTACTGTCTGCGGCTCGCCGCCTTGTCCTGATTTTTGTTAATCTACTATAGCTTCGCAGAAATTCAACTTCTGTTTGGCCAACTTTCTCGCGCCGAATGCGCTCACGCACGGTGTGTAGCCGTAGCGGGAAGCTGGCGGTGGCGCACCCACACGGGGTAGTCGCGCAGGCGTTCGGCCACGGCTTCGGCCACGAATACGGAGCGGTGCTGACCGCCGGTGCAGCCGATGCCGACCACGAGCATGTGTACGCGGGTTTGGCGGGCGTATTCGGGCAACCAGCGATTTAGGTAGCGGCTGATGTCGGCCACCATTTGCTGCACGACTTTGAATTGGGCGAAATAGGCGCGCACGGCTTCGTCGCGGCCGGTGAGTTCGCGCAGGTTTTCATCGTAATACGGGTTGGGCAAGGCACGGGCGTCGAAGAGGAAATCCAAATCCAGCGGCGCGCCGTATTTGAAACCGAATGATTCGATCACCACCTGTAAACCGCCGTGGCTGAGAGCGAGCCACTCTTGGATACGGAATTTTAAATCGCCGATGCTATCGTGGGAATTATTGATGCAAAAGGCGAAACTCTGCCACGGTTGGAGCATTTGCCGCTCGGCGGCTATGCTTTCGGCCAAAGTGAGGGTGTTGGCGGCGAGCGGGTGGCGGCGGCCGTGGTGGTCGAGCCGGCGGATGAGGGTGGCGGTGTCGGCATCGAGAAACAGCAGGCGCAGGGGGTGGCCTTGGCGGCGGATGGCGCGCAGGCAGTTTTGGATGGTGTCTTGGGGATAAGGCAGCCGGATATCGAGGCTGATGGCCAGCTTGCTGATTCGGCTGGCAGCAGATTGCTCCACCAATTGGGGTAGGAGCGAGGGCGGAATATTGTCCACGCAGGTGAAGCCCATATCACCGAGCAGTTTTAAGGCAACTGTTTTTCCCGAGCCGGTCAGCCCGCTAATCAGCACTATCCTCATGGCTGCGTTCGTCTTCCCTCAGCATGGCGGTATGGCGTTCTAAAAATTCTTTGGTACTGTCTTTGCCACGCGCCTGCAGAATATAGTTGCGCACCGCTGCTTCCACCAGCACGGCGAGGTTGCGGCCGACGGCCACCGGCAGCGTAACCGAGCGTACGGCTACGTTGAGGATGGTTTCGGTTTCGCTTTGGATGGAAAGGCGGTCGAGCGTTTTCATATAATTATCGTCGGCCAGCGTCAGGTTGATGATAAGTTTAAGCTGCTTGGAGGGCAGCACGGCGGTTTCGCCGAAAATGGTGCGGATATTGAGCACGCCCAGGCCGCGCACTTCGAGAAAATCACGCAATACGGCCGGGCAGCGGCCTTCCAGCGTTTCCGGGCCGGTGCGGTAGAGTTCCACCGCATCGTCGGCCACCAAACCGTGCCCTCGAGAAATCAGCTCCAAGGCCAGCTCGCTCTTGCCCAAGCCGGACGCGCCCATCAACAGCACGCCGATTTCAAACACGTCCAAAAACACGCCGTGCTTCACGGTGGAGGCGGCCAGCACGCGCTGCAGGTAAATCCGCAGCACGTCCATCAAAAACGGGCTTTCGATTTTGGAAGTGAGCAGCGGCACGTTGTGGGTGTGGCAATAATCGCGCAGCATGAAGGGCACGGGCAAATCGTTGGCCACAATCACCAGGGCAATGCTCAAATCGAAGAGTTCGTCCAGGCTCGCCTTCACTTCCCCGGCGGCCATCTTATCCAAATAGGCCACTTCGGCCACGCCCAACACCTGCACCTGGTTGGGATGGATAAAATTCAAATGCCCCACCAGCGCCAACACGGGTTTGTCGGCATCCACGCTGATGCGGTTGTCTGCGCCCGCCGTGCCGGCCGACCAAGCCAAACTCAGCTTGGCCTGATTGTCTTGATAGAGCTTGCGCACGGAGATGCTGGGCATGGGTATCCTGTCTGTTATGCAGTGAGGATGCGGTGGGCGGCTTCGGCGTTTTCGGCAACCAGAAGCTGCTCGCGCACGGCTTTATCCGAAAGCTTGATGGCCAAGGCAGATAGTACTTCCAAATGCTCGCTGGAAGCATTTTCCGGCACCAGCAGCACAAACACCAGCGATACCGGCTCACCGTCGGGCGCATCGAAATCCACAGCTTCTTTCAAGCGGATAAACGCGCCGGTGGCCGCTTGCACTTCGGCATGCCGGCCATGCGGGATGGCCACGCCGTGCCCCAGCGCGGTAGTGCCGAGCTTTTCGCGCGCAAACAGGCATTCAAACACAGCGGCGCGGCTCAGGCCGGATTCGCTTTCCAGCAGCAGGCCGGCTTCTTCAAACAGGCGTTTTTTGCTGCTCACTTCCAAATCCAGCACAATATGCGATACGGGCAGGATATTGCCGATCAGGCTCATGGTTACTTCTCTTGCGTAAAAATTCATTAAGGATAGGATTGTACCTGTGCCGCCGCCGAAGGGCAATTTTGTGCCCGGCGGCCAGCTTTCAGGTAGCCTAATCAGCCGCCGCTGTAATGCACCAGCAAACCGAGCCATAAAGCCCAGCCGATGCGGTTGTTGGATAAGAATACCTTAAAACAGGCTTCCCGGTTGCGGCTGCGGATGGCACGGTATTGGCCGCATTGGTGCCACACCGCGTACACCAGCGCAAGCCAATACGGCCAGCGGGCGTGAATCGCGCAGCCCGCAGCGGCCATCAGCAGCACAAACAGCGCGTGGCACAGCATGGCGGCTTCAGCATCGCGGCGGCCGAAGGTGATGGCCGAGGTTTGAATGCCGATTTTCAGGTCGTCTTCCTTATCGGCCATGGCGTAGATGGTGTCGTAGGCCAGCGTCCAGCAGGCATTGGCGGCAAACAGCAGCCAGGCCAGCGGCGGCACATGATTTTGCACCGCGGCAAAGGCCATCGGAATACCAAAGGAAAAAGCCAGCCCCAAATACAGCTGCGGCAGCGGGAAAAAGCGTTTAGTGAACGGATAACTCAAAGCCAGAAACAGCGCGGGCAAGCTCATCAGCCAGGTTAGCCCGTTCAACGGCAGTAGGCACAGGCAGGCAGCGGCACACAAAACCAACAACAAAAGCAGCGCCTCGCGCGTATTTACCTTGCCGGTGGCAAACGGGCGGTTTTTGGTGCGCGCCACCGCCCCGTCGAAATTGCGGTCGGCAAAATCATTGATCACACAACCGGCGCTGCGCATCAGAAAAGTGCCAAGCACAAAGGCCAGCAGAATGCCGAAATCGGGCAACCCGTCGGCAGCCATCCACAGCGCCCACAGCGTGGGCCACAGCAAAAGCAACGTCCCGATGGGTTTGTCGGCGCGCATCAGTTGCAGGTACACGGCCAGACGCTCGGCTTGTTTCGGGGAGAGGAAAGAAAGAAAAGGCACGGGAATTCTCGGGGTGTAGTTTCAGGTAGCCTTGAGGCTGCGGCAAAGGCTACCTGAAAAAGAATATTGCATAATAAAACGGCTGGGTGGAAGCGGATGGTTTAGGCTACCTGAAAATTATGGTTTTCAGGTAGCCTTCATTTGGCGGTGGCAAACAGCTACCTGAAATACTGTCTGCTGCAAAATACCGCCCTACTCCTCCAAAAACCGTGCCAGCTCGGGCATAAAACCCTCGGTCAGCACCATTTTTTCGCCGTTCAAATCAAATACCGAACGGCGCAGGCAACCGGCTTGGGCGGCTTGTTCTTGTTGCGCGGGCGGCACGGCGGCGAAGGCGAGCGGGCTGCGTTCGGCGGCCAGGCGGCCATCAAACAGGCGTTTGCCCAAAGGCTGCGTGCCGCAGGCCAGAATGCTTGGCCATGCCCCCGCTAAAGGGCATACGCTGCGCGCCCACACCACCGGTGTATCATCCAGCAGCAGCCACACCTGGCGCACATGAAACGCATTGCCAGCCACCTCTTCGCCCGGCCACAGTTGCGCCCGTTCGCCCTGAAAGGCTACCTGAACGCGGAAATCCGCGCCGGTGGCCTGCAAGGCCAAGGTGAGCGAGGGTGCCTGTATCAGGCGGCGCAGGGCGGCGGAAACGGCGGGCGGTTCGGGCTGCCAAATCAGCGGCGGCAGGGTGTGTGGAAAGGTTGTCATTTGTTTGTGTTATTGAAACCATGCTTTTCAGGTAGCCTCATAGGCTGCCAAGCATTAAGATGCGAATTGTATCAGAGAATAAGGAAGCCAAGATGAACCTGATTTTATGGCGTCACGCCGAAGCTGAAGATGGCGTACCCGATTTGGAACGCGTCCTCACCGACAAAGGCCGGCGGCAGGCCGATGCGTCGGCTCAGTGGCTGCGGCCGTATCTGAACGGCCAAGTGAAGGTGTGGGCTTCGCAAGCACTGCGCAGCCGGCAAACTGCCGAAGCGCTCGGCCTGCCCTATGCCGTGAAACCCGAGCTGAATCCGATTAACCATGTGGAAGAGCTGCCCGCGCTGATTGCCGCGCATAAAGGGGCAGATTATTTGATACTGGTGGGGCACCAGCCCTGGCTGGGGCAGCTGTGCAGCTATCTGCTCAACGGCGGCTGGCTGGCGGGCAATTATTGGGCGGTGAAGAAATCCGGCATTTGGTGGTTTGGCGTGAAAAGCGGTGAAGGCGGCAGGCTCTGTGCCAAACTGAAAACCGCAATGACCCCGCAGCTGCTATTACCGGAAGATTAAAATATGCTCAACAAACCCAAGATTGAGGAAAAAATCTCCTCTATTGATAAAGAGATATGTACCCATGCCATTTTAGAGATGGTTTTTAACGCCGATCGCGAAGAAGTGGATTGGGTTTTCGCCCATTTGGTAAAACTGAGCGAAAATACCAACCCGACCGTGAGCGGCCTGGCTTTAACCTGTTTCGGGCATTTGGCCAGGCTGCACGGATATATAGGCGACCACAGGCGGATTGTTGCGCTATTAGAGGCTTTCCGAAACTCGCCCGTAAGCGAATTGCGGGGCAGGGCTGAAGATGCGTTAGAGGATATTGAAATTTTCTGTAGCAAACCGCAAACGCATTGCTCCGAGCCGACACCCGAAACATAAATCCACTTGAAACCTGCCGCTACCGCGCCCATTTGCACCCTATCCAATGCAAGGAGTTTGCCATGAATCAAGACAACCCTGTCCGCCCCGAAGATTTCGTGCCGGAATTCCGCCGTCGCCGTTTTGAGCCGGACGGCTTTTTGCGTAAGCTGCGCCGTTTCGCGCTGCGGCTGGGGCGGCCGGTGGTGGAGCAGCTGTATGCGCTGTATTTCCTGTTTCAATCGCCCGCCGTGCCCAAACGTGCCAAACTGATTATCGTGGGCGCGCTGGTGTATTTCGTCAGCCCCATCGACAGCATCCCCGACCTGCTCGGCCCGCTGGGCTTCAGCGACGATATTGCCGTGATCACGCTGGTATACGCGCAGATGAAGGATTATCTGACGGAGGAAATCAAAATCCGTGCCCGTGCCGCAGCGGAACGATTAGTGCGGAAATAGGCTTGCCTATACCCGGAAAGGCTACCTGAAATTTTAAAGCGCATA
Proteins encoded:
- a CDS encoding glutathione S-transferase N-terminal domain-containing protein, which codes for MMVLYSGITCPFSHRCRFVLYEKGMDFEIKDVDIFNKPEDLSVMNPYNQVPVLVERDLILFESNIINEYIDERFPHPQLMPGDPVMRGRGRLVLFRMEKELFSHVQKLESHETSAKEQAKAREAIGQGLTLLAPAFSKNKYVLGDDFSMIDVAIAPLLWRLDHYGIKLGKSAAPILKYAERIFQRESFIAALTAAEKAMRR
- a CDS encoding ClpXP protease specificity-enhancing factor, which translates into the protein MNPTLKPYLIRALHEWCSDQGHTPYIQVWVNEHTRVPMQFVKDNQIILNIGATACVGLHIDNDWVSFTARFGGVAHEIWIPVGHIGAIYARETGEGMNFDITPYELSTPPQPEAGNSGKGSKPAGKHKGLKLVK
- the ylqF gene encoding ribosome biogenesis GTPase YlqF — protein: MSIQWFPGHMHKTKKALIERLKSTDMVIEMLDARLPASSQNPLLAQLSRGKPKLYLLNKQDLADPELTRVWLAELQNRPNTSALALDAYERQAAQKITAACRALVPHRQGIDRPLRVLICGIPNVGKSTLINGMIGKKSAKTGNEPGITKTEQRLLLADDFWLYDTPGMLWPKIIVPQSGYNLAASGAVGRNALDEETVALELLDYLRQHYLPQLQARYQADPEESQSWQDTDWLEWIGRRRGALLGGGRINYQKAAENTLTDFRDGQIGRITLETPEQWQIWLAAAREEEARLQAKRAERQAERRKGK
- the rapZ gene encoding RNase adapter RapZ → MRIVLISGLTGSGKTVALKLLGDMGFTCVDNIPPSLLPQLVEQSAASRISKLAISLDIRLPYPQDTIQNCLRAIRRQGHPLRLLFLDADTATLIRRLDHHGRRHPLAANTLTLAESIAAERQMLQPWQSFAFCINNSHDSIGDLKFRIQEWLALSHGGLQVVIESFGFKYGAPLDLDFLFDARALPNPYYDENLRELTGRDEAVRAYFAQFKVVQQMVADISRYLNRWLPEYARQTRVHMLVVGIGCTGGQHRSVFVAEAVAERLRDYPVWVRHRQLPATATHRA
- the hprK gene encoding HPr(Ser) kinase/phosphatase, whose translation is MPSISVRKLYQDNQAKLSLAWSAGTAGADNRISVDADKPVLALVGHLNFIHPNQVQVLGVAEVAYLDKMAAGEVKASLDELFDLSIALVIVANDLPVPFMLRDYCHTHNVPLLTSKIESPFLMDVLRIYLQRVLAASTVKHGVFLDVFEIGVLLMGASGLGKSELALELISRGHGLVADDAVELYRTGPETLEGRCPAVLRDFLEVRGLGVLNIRTIFGETAVLPSKQLKLIINLTLADDNYMKTLDRLSIQSETETILNVAVRSVTLPVAVGRNLAVLVEAAVRNYILQARGKDSTKEFLERHTAMLREDERSHEDSAD
- the ptsN gene encoding PTS IIA-like nitrogen regulatory protein PtsN gives rise to the protein MSLIGNILPVSHIVLDLEVSSKKRLFEEAGLLLESESGLSRAAVFECLFAREKLGTTALGHGVAIPHGRHAEVQAATGAFIRLKEAVDFDAPDGEPVSLVFVLLVPENASSEHLEVLSALAIKLSDKAVREQLLVAENAEAAHRILTA
- the ubiA gene encoding 4-hydroxybenzoate octaprenyltransferase; this translates as MRADKPIGTLLLLWPTLWALWMAADGLPDFGILLAFVLGTFLMRSAGCVINDFADRNFDGAVARTKNRPFATGKVNTREALLLLLVLCAAACLCLLPLNGLTWLMSLPALFLALSYPFTKRFFPLPQLYLGLAFSFGIPMAFAAVQNHVPPLAWLLFAANACWTLAYDTIYAMADKEDDLKIGIQTSAITFGRRDAEAAMLCHALFVLLMAAAGCAIHARWPYWLALVYAVWHQCGQYRAIRSRNREACFKVFLSNNRIGWALWLGLLVHYSGG
- a CDS encoding chorismate--pyruvate lyase family protein — protein: MTTFPHTLPPLIWQPEPPAVSAALRRLIQAPSLTLALQATGADFRVQVAFQGERAQLWPGEEVAGNAFHVRQVWLLLDDTPVVWARSVCPLAGAWPSILACGTQPLGKRLFDGRLAAERSPLAFAAVPPAQQEQAAQAGCLRRSVFDLNGEKMVLTEGFMPELARFLEE
- a CDS encoding SixA phosphatase family protein, translating into MNLILWRHAEAEDGVPDLERVLTDKGRRQADASAQWLRPYLNGQVKVWASQALRSRQTAEALGLPYAVKPELNPINHVEELPALIAAHKGADYLILVGHQPWLGQLCSYLLNGGWLAGNYWAVKKSGIWWFGVKSGEGGRLCAKLKTAMTPQLLLPED
- a CDS encoding YkvA family protein, with translation MNQDNPVRPEDFVPEFRRRRFEPDGFLRKLRRFALRLGRPVVEQLYALYFLFQSPAVPKRAKLIIVGALVYFVSPIDSIPDLLGPLGFSDDIAVITLVYAQMKDYLTEEIKIRARAAAERLVRK